The Streptomyces noursei ATCC 11455 sequence AACCGCGTCAGGTCGACGGTGAGCCTGCGGGTCGCCGCCGTCCGCGCCAGCGCGATCTCCAGCGACCGGACGAACGCGGACCGGTTGGCGGCGTCCGCCTCGCCGACGAAGCACAGCACCCCGTCCGGCGCGCGCACCGCCCGCAGACTGCCCAGTCGCTCCAGCACGGCGTGCGGATGCGCCCGTTCCATCGCGGCCACCATCGACCGGTCGAACCGCCGGCGGTCGTACGCGCAGACCTCGGTGTACGGCCGCCCGGCGAACAGCGCGCCGGCGCCGGTCTCCCGCCGGGCCACCGTCGCGACGTCGGCGCCGAGCGCGGCCACCCAGCCCATGTCGATGAACGCCCGCAACCCGGTGTAGCCCTCGGCCGTCGCCCGGTCGGTCGCCAGGCGCAGCCGCCCCATCTGCCGGGCGGCGGTGAACCCGACGTCCGGCCGGATGAGTTCCCGCATGCTGGTAACCATCAGCTGGCCGCGCTCGCGCGCCCGGACCGTGCTGCGGCTGGGGAAGTCGATCCTGGCCAGCACCTCTTCCTCCGGCACATCGGGGCACGGCAGGACGAGGACCTTCTCGCCGCGCGCCAGACCGAGTCGGACGAAGGCAGTGACGGTCTCCCAGCGCACCTCGTCGTCGCCGTAGCCGACGAAGGCATGGTCGCCGGGGCGCAGGCGTTGCACGGGGATGAGGC is a genomic window containing:
- a CDS encoding MEDS domain-containing protein is translated as MQRLRPGDHAFVGYGDDEVRWETVTAFVRLGLARGEKVLVLPCPDVPEEEVLARIDFPSRSTVRARERGQLMVTSMRELIRPDVGFTAARQMGRLRLATDRATAEGYTGLRAFIDMGWVAALGADVATVARRETGAGALFAGRPYTEVCAYDRRRFDRSMVAAMERAHPHAVLERLGSLRAVRAPDGVLCFVGEADAANRSAFVRSLEIALARTAATRRLTVDLTRLHFLSVGCAVGLLTLARGATGHDLVEVRCDRGQRQMLRRLGADAVPRLAPREAVGPC